The Rickettsia endosymbiont of Cantharis rufa genome segment TAGTGTATTTTCTTCCCATACCTCCGGCAATAGATTTTATGAGCGAAGTTTTACCGACACCAGGAGGACCGATCAAACATAATATAGGTCCTCTAATTTTATTCGAACGCTGTAATACCGCTAAATATTCTATAATTCGTTCTTTAACTTTTTCGAGTCCGAAATGGTCACGATTTAAAATTTTCTCTGCCTGATTAATATCAATTTTAGTATGATCATATTTACCCCAAGGCAAGCTAAGCAAAGTCTCTAGATAATTACGTGTTACCCCCGACTCTGCCGACATTTGATTCATGCTACGGAGTTTTTTAAGCTCAGATTCTGCTTTCTCTTTAGCTTCTTTTGATAATTTTAAACTTTTAATTTTTTTCTCAATATCGGCAAGTTCTGATTTGTCTTCATCAAGCTCTTTTTGAATGGCTTTCATTTGTTCGTGCAGATAATAATCACGCTGCGTTTTTTCAATTTGCTTCCTTACTCTTTGTTGCAGAGCTTGCTCGGTTTCTGAATTTACTATATTGGAGGTAAGCGTGCTAATAACTGTAGTGATACGTTTAAAGGGGCTGGTTTCTTCTAATAAATGCTGCTTTGCCTCAAGTGAAGTTATCAAATGTGAAGCTAATATGTTAATAATATTTATGAAATTAGTGCTATTACTTATTTCTTTATTGATAGTTTCAATAATTTCTGCATTAACTTTCTTATCATTAACGGCATATTTAGCGAATAGCTGTACTGCATTATCAACGAGTGAACGCATGTTATTAACGTCAAATATTTCTTCATCCGAAATAATTTCGTAATTCGCTTCAAAAGCATCATTGCCTTTAATATTGCTTAGCTTTACTCGTGCTATTGCCTCTATTAAGATTTTAGCCGTACTATTAGGCAGCTTCACTATTTGGATAATCTTGGCGAGTATAGCTGTGTTATAAAGTTCATGTTTACTAGGGTTTTCTTGATCAAACTTTTTCTGTAAAGTTACTAAAATATATTTACTATTATCTTCCTCGGAAATGGTAGTATGAGAGAGTGCTTGCAGCGATTTTTGCCTGCCCACAAAAATAGGAGCAATTACTCCTGGGAACACTACCATATCTCGTAATGCCATAAGCGGTAGGGATTTTTTATTCATCAATTAAAACCTTTTAAAATTTCCAATTATTAACTATATAATATAGTATAAACACGATTTCAAGCCATCTTTATTAATTATATTTATGAATTTATTCCTACAATCCTCTCAAAATGTAGCAGCCGCACATAATAGAATAAAACAATATCTACATTTAACTCCGATCGTTCACTCTGAAAGCTTAAATGAGATGCTCGGTCACGAGATTTTTTTTAAAGTTGAATCATTGCAAAAAACCGGTGCATTTAAAGTTAGGGGGGTATTAAATCATTTATTAGAACTAAAGGAACAAGGAAAATTACCTGATAAAATAGTCGGTTATAGTACAGGTAACCATGGAATCGGTCTTGCTTATGCGAGTAAATTATTCGGTATTAAAACAAGAATTTATTTACCGTTAAATACTTCAAAAGTAAAGCAACAAGCAACTCTTCATTATGGTGGTGAAGTTATATACACAGCGACTAGGCAAGAAGCAGAAGAAAGAGCAAAAAAAGATATAGAGCAAGGGTTTTACTATATGCACCCTTCTGATAGCGATTCTACAATAGCAGGTGCCGGCACGTTATGCTATGAAGCATTACAGCAACTAGGCTTTAGTCCTGATGCTATTTTTGCATCTTGTGGTGGCGGCGGTTTAATTTCCGGCTCGTATCTTGCCAAGGAATTAATATCCTCCACAAGTTTATTAATAGGTTCAGAACCTCTTACGGCTAATGACGCCTATTTGTCAGTTAAAAATGGTGCAATATATGGATTTGATGACGCACCTAATACTATTGCAGACGGTCTTAAAACCTTGAGTGTATCGGCTCGTACATTTGAATATTTAAAAAAACTTGA includes the following:
- a CDS encoding serine/threonine dehydratase translates to MNLFLQSSQNVAAAHNRIKQYLHLTPIVHSESLNEMLGHEIFFKVESLQKTGAFKVRGVLNHLLELKEQGKLPDKIVGYSTGNHGIGLAYASKLFGIKTRIYLPLNTSKVKQQATLHYGGEVIYTATRQEAEERAKKDIEQGFYYMHPSDSDSTIAGAGTLCYEALQQLGFSPDAIFASCGGGGLISGSYLAKELISSTSLLIGSEPLTANDAYLSVKNGAIYGFDDAPNTIADGLKTLSVSARTFEYLKKLDGFHLADEYQIYYWTAWLTHLLKVICEPSSSINMVAVVNWLKTQSKSQKLLVLISGGNIDPILYNELWKEEYLTVPPSITN